The following are from one region of the Hydrogenimonas sp. SS33 genome:
- a CDS encoding polysaccharide deacetylase family protein, which yields MKPKRIMKHLMLGAGRLLYGNSGCRVIYYHDIHSKRSFTGMSTPLALFRRHLEIIREEAFRPVPSPGEGSREVEITFDDGFRGIYENFSILEEYGIPVRIFLVSDFIGKENYLAEKEISELLETGLVQIGSHTVSHRNLDTMEEREAAKEICDSKKRLEELFGVPVDTLCYPRGKFNDSTIRIAKECGYSLQYSCLPGSCTDPFKPGMVNRSLVQNADDFEFRSILYGADRIFYRRYLSQQYRRSTP from the coding sequence ATGAAACCGAAACGAATAATGAAACACCTCATGCTGGGTGCGGGAAGGCTGCTGTACGGCAACAGCGGGTGCAGGGTCATCTACTACCATGACATCCACTCCAAACGTTCCTTCACCGGAATGTCCACTCCTCTGGCACTCTTCAGGCGACATCTGGAGATCATCCGGGAAGAGGCTTTCCGTCCGGTCCCTTCGCCGGGAGAAGGGAGCAGGGAAGTGGAAATCACTTTCGATGACGGCTTCCGGGGAATATATGAAAATTTTTCGATTCTGGAAGAGTACGGCATTCCGGTACGCATCTTTCTTGTAAGTGATTTCATCGGCAAAGAAAACTATCTTGCCGAAAAAGAGATTTCGGAACTCTTGGAAACGGGCCTGGTGCAGATCGGTTCCCACACGGTTTCCCACAGGAACCTCGATACAATGGAAGAGCGCGAAGCCGCGAAGGAAATCTGCGACTCCAAAAAGAGGCTGGAAGAGCTTTTCGGCGTACCGGTCGACACCCTTTGCTACCCCCGCGGAAAATTCAATGACTCGACGATCCGAATCGCAAAAGAGTGCGGATATTCGCTCCAGTATTCATGTCTTCCGGGAAGCTGCACCGACCCCTTCAAGCCGGGCATGGTCAACCGTTCACTGGTTCAAAATGCCGACGATTTCGAATTCCGATCCATTCTTTACGGAGCTGACAGAATTTTTTATCGGCGATACCTCAGCCAACAGTACAGAAGGAGTACGCCTTGA
- a CDS encoding glycosyltransferase family 2 protein, giving the protein MTDLTVVILTLNEEENIRYSVGNVIGWAKSVYVLDSGSTDKTVEIAEEMGARVFYRKFDTYARQRNHAIKELPVDTEWMMFLDADEYLTEPLKAEIEAILPQTDKDGFFMKRRFYFMGRWIRHGGYYPVKLLRLFKRKKAHVERDINEHVVVEGKLGELQHDFVDENHKSIHDWIEKHNRYSDFEALELLRHEERMKEGQSDEYARLFGTPPQRKRWIREHLWNRFMPPLVKPWFYFFYRYIVKLGFLDGKEGYMFFMMHAFVMVLPTSVKYYELKRREEKK; this is encoded by the coding sequence TTGACGGATCTTACCGTTGTCATACTGACACTCAACGAAGAAGAGAACATCCGATATTCCGTCGGCAATGTGATAGGCTGGGCGAAAAGCGTCTATGTACTCGACAGCGGTTCCACTGACAAAACGGTGGAGATCGCGGAAGAGATGGGGGCCAGGGTCTTTTACAGAAAATTCGACACCTATGCCAGACAGAGAAACCATGCGATCAAAGAGCTTCCCGTTGATACGGAATGGATGATGTTCCTCGATGCGGACGAATACCTGACGGAACCTCTTAAAGCCGAGATCGAAGCCATCCTCCCGCAGACCGACAAAGACGGCTTTTTCATGAAGAGACGCTTCTACTTCATGGGACGCTGGATCCGACACGGAGGCTATTATCCCGTCAAACTTCTCAGACTCTTCAAAAGGAAGAAAGCACATGTCGAACGCGATATCAATGAACATGTGGTCGTTGAGGGAAAGCTGGGAGAATTGCAACACGATTTTGTGGATGAAAATCACAAAAGCATTCACGACTGGATCGAAAAACACAACCGCTATTCCGATTTTGAGGCGTTGGAACTTTTGCGCCATGAAGAGCGAATGAAAGAAGGGCAATCCGACGAATATGCCAGACTTTTCGGGACTCCTCCCCAGAGGAAACGATGGATCCGGGAACATCTGTGGAACCGTTTTATGCCGCCCCTGGTCAAACCCTGGTTCTACTTTTTTTACAGATATATCGTCAAACTCGGTTTCCTCGACGGCAAAGAGGGGTATATGTTTTTCATGATGCACGCTTTTGTGATGGTACTGCCAACCAGTGTCAAATACTATGAACTCAAAAGAAGAGAAGAGAAAAAATGA
- a CDS encoding glycosyltransferase, producing the protein MKYLIHAVSTNMGGAKRHLDSMMAELSESAPEDEFFVVLNERYHAEWDRPNIRIIRYPIKYSNGLRRLWFDNVEINRLIKEFDIDLLLSFANFGPFKAKCRHLLFETNALYFCDNIRHLYPLKSRVVSDLRKQLIKLSGTGADLILTPSESLKNQLIDAFGFDEKKITVLPHAMDRKSLGAPNAEEKKSGDTVRFIVTSHLTRHKRVETMLKALVLLKEDEAIGCPFHVRCTFDRRDNAAYYDELKAYIDKHKLNDLVSFIGRVDQAEMGNLYASADCMLHTTACESFGFALLEAKLFRLPAICSDIAVNREIAKNSALYFRTDDPADLAEKMKQFILERPENFDFDDGLVNWNWKRYSDRLLQIAGRMMHG; encoded by the coding sequence ATGAAATATTTGATTCACGCCGTCTCCACCAACATGGGAGGAGCGAAAAGGCACCTTGACAGCATGATGGCGGAACTCTCCGAAAGTGCTCCCGAAGATGAATTTTTCGTCGTTCTCAACGAACGATACCATGCGGAGTGGGACCGGCCCAATATCCGTATTATCAGATACCCCATAAAATACAGCAACGGCCTGAGGCGTCTTTGGTTCGACAATGTGGAGATCAACCGGCTGATCAAAGAATTCGATATCGATCTGCTTCTCTCCTTTGCCAATTTCGGCCCTTTCAAAGCAAAATGCAGACACCTGCTTTTTGAAACCAACGCACTCTACTTCTGTGACAATATACGTCATCTCTACCCCCTGAAATCCAGGGTTGTTTCGGACCTGCGAAAACAGCTTATCAAACTTTCCGGCACGGGTGCGGACCTGATTCTGACTCCGAGCGAAAGTCTGAAAAACCAGCTCATTGACGCCTTTGGATTCGATGAAAAAAAGATAACGGTTCTTCCCCACGCCATGGACAGAAAAAGTCTGGGAGCACCCAATGCAGAGGAAAAAAAGAGTGGCGATACCGTCCGTTTCATCGTCACTTCCCATTTGACCAGACACAAAAGAGTCGAAACAATGCTCAAAGCACTGGTTTTACTGAAAGAAGATGAAGCGATCGGCTGCCCTTTCCATGTGCGCTGCACATTCGACAGGCGCGACAATGCAGCCTATTACGACGAGTTGAAGGCGTATATCGACAAGCATAAACTGAATGATCTTGTGTCGTTCATAGGCAGGGTGGATCAGGCGGAGATGGGAAACCTCTATGCTTCCGCCGACTGCATGCTGCACACCACGGCATGTGAATCTTTCGGATTCGCTCTGCTTGAAGCCAAACTCTTCAGACTCCCCGCCATCTGCTCCGATATAGCGGTCAACCGCGAAATAGCGAAAAATTCCGCACTCTATTTCAGGACGGACGATCCTGCGGACCTGGCGGAAAAGATGAAACAGTTCATTCTTGAAAGGCCGGAAAACTTCGATTTCGACGACGGCCTCGTCAATTGGAACTGGAAAAGATATTCCGATCGTTTGCTTCAAATTGCGGGAAGGATGATGCATGGTTGA
- a CDS encoding glycosyltransferase family 2 protein, giving the protein MVDLTVVILTLNEEKNLPFALENVIGWAKNVYVLDSGSTDKTVEIAEEMGARVFYRKFDTYARQRNYAIKELPIDTEWMMFLDADEYILPELKQEIAEKLAEHPKENGFYLRRRFYFMGRWIRHGGYYPVKLLRLFRREKAEVVRDINEQIVVEGETATLRHDFADENRKGIYDWIEKHNRYSSFEAQELLNYDKRRSEREKDDYAKLFGTQPQRKRWIKENIRNRFVPPLARPFVYFSYRYFLKLGFLDGKEGFIYFMMHAFIMGLATNVKYLELKREEEASQSRKPQDTMQ; this is encoded by the coding sequence ATGGTTGACCTGACAGTCGTCATTTTGACACTCAACGAAGAGAAAAATCTTCCTTTTGCCCTCGAAAACGTCATCGGATGGGCAAAAAACGTTTATGTACTCGACAGCGGTTCCACCGACAAAACGGTGGAGATCGCGGAAGAGATGGGGGCCAGGGTCTTTTACAGAAAATTCGACACCTATGCCAGACAGAGAAACTACGCGATCAAAGAGCTTCCCATTGATACGGAATGGATGATGTTCCTCGATGCGGACGAATACATTCTTCCCGAACTCAAACAGGAGATCGCCGAGAAACTGGCGGAGCATCCGAAAGAAAACGGTTTCTATCTACGGAGACGTTTCTATTTTATGGGGAGATGGATTCGCCACGGAGGGTACTACCCGGTCAAACTGCTTCGTCTTTTCAGGAGAGAAAAAGCCGAAGTGGTCAGAGACATCAACGAGCAGATCGTTGTGGAAGGGGAGACGGCGACGCTGCGACACGATTTTGCGGACGAAAACCGCAAAGGGATCTATGACTGGATAGAAAAGCACAACCGATATTCCTCTTTTGAGGCACAGGAGCTTTTAAATTACGACAAACGTCGATCGGAACGGGAAAAAGACGACTATGCGAAACTGTTCGGTACACAACCCCAGAGAAAAAGATGGATCAAGGAAAATATTCGCAACAGATTCGTCCCCCCGCTGGCCAGGCCTTTTGTCTATTTTTCCTATCGCTACTTTCTGAAACTGGGCTTTCTTGACGGAAAAGAGGGTTTCATCTACTTTATGATGCATGCCTTCATCATGGGTTTGGCGACCAACGTCAAATACCTCGAACTCAAAAGAGAGGAAGAGGCGTCTCAAAGCAGAAAACCGCAGGACACAATGCAATGA
- a CDS encoding glycosyltransferase family 4 protein, whose product MDLVENIYKPLGIRYIFHKGVPLIARSDSSPESSSLEGMNLLKKFRLLTSLYNDYEFFIFNGYNTSEFLYFFTRNLLTGGKKIIAVESDTKLNPRSGLKAFIKKTYLSFLFSRPFLFGFAGGNHTHKELFRHYGMAEERIFLLPMMVDNAKFRFRGERASHPFVFLFVGRMIPLKNIELLVTAFLGNFENDPHTRLRIVGGGELFEPLKKKYGHHENIDFLGPRHGKELVETYHTSHVLVLPSDREQWGLVVNEALAAGLPVIASDRVGAIYDLIENRGTGFVFDPQKEGDLAEKMKTIRENRELYKKMGANAAQLMEKEWNYTLYRNNLLDALKKGAKRVLKREKA is encoded by the coding sequence ATGGACCTGGTCGAAAATATTTACAAACCGCTCGGCATCAGATATATTTTCCATAAAGGCGTACCGCTGATCGCACGCAGCGATTCGTCCCCGGAAAGCAGCTCCCTGGAAGGGATGAATCTGTTGAAAAAGTTCCGCCTGCTGACCTCTTTGTACAATGATTACGAATTCTTTATTTTCAACGGCTACAATACATCGGAGTTTCTCTACTTCTTCACAAGGAACCTTCTGACCGGCGGGAAAAAAATCATTGCCGTCGAATCGGACACAAAACTCAATCCGCGCAGCGGCCTCAAGGCGTTCATCAAAAAAACCTACCTTTCGTTCCTCTTCTCAAGACCTTTTCTTTTCGGTTTCGCCGGCGGCAACCATACCCACAAAGAGCTGTTCCGTCATTACGGCATGGCAGAGGAGAGAATCTTTCTTCTTCCCATGATGGTGGACAATGCCAAATTCCGTTTTCGGGGAGAGAGGGCATCGCACCCTTTCGTTTTTCTTTTTGTCGGCCGGATGATCCCCCTGAAAAACATCGAACTGCTCGTGACCGCTTTTCTCGGAAATTTCGAAAACGATCCTCACACAAGGCTCAGAATCGTCGGGGGGGGAGAACTTTTCGAACCGCTGAAGAAAAAATACGGCCATCATGAAAATATCGATTTTCTCGGTCCAAGACACGGCAAAGAGCTTGTGGAAACCTATCACACCTCCCATGTACTTGTTCTTCCTTCCGACAGAGAGCAGTGGGGTCTTGTGGTCAACGAAGCCCTGGCGGCGGGACTGCCCGTCATAGCGTCCGATCGGGTGGGAGCCATTTACGACCTCATTGAAAACAGAGGTACGGGTTTCGTCTTCGATCCGCAAAAGGAGGGGGACCTGGCGGAAAAAATGAAAACGATTCGCGAAAACAGGGAGCTCTACAAAAAGATGGGCGCCAATGCCGCGCAGCTCATGGAAAAAGAGTGGAACTACACACTCTACAGGAACAATCTTCTTGACGCCCTGAAAAAAGGTGCAAAAAGAGTCTTAAAGAGAGAAAAAGCATGA
- a CDS encoding CapA family protein, producing MKKRTPGIGLHSSRDTGRFLQALHVEGALLANNHVTDFDIPISEQKRYLASYGIQSCGAADTLPEAEKPCFFEHRGRKVGILAFGWETISCIAATEDSKGVNPLRYDHIFDSVRNFQKLHPGTPLVTIFHWNYEYELYPQPAHRKLAFELIDLGVTAVYGHHPHIAGGAEIYRGKPVFYSLGNFYFPAGIYSGFRVEPPKEAYRGLCVEYADDAQETMLYWTRLHPDGKLTVESSEKMVRSERLALLSPFAGMSHEKYIGWFRKNRRKKKLLPIYKNPQSRLETRFNDLWVDTRQRAIDFLVRLRSKH from the coding sequence ATGAAAAAGAGAACCCCCGGAATCGGCCTCCACTCCTCCCGGGACACAGGAAGGTTTCTGCAGGCCCTTCACGTAGAAGGGGCGCTCCTGGCAAACAATCACGTCACGGATTTCGATATTCCGATTTCGGAACAGAAACGGTATCTTGCCTCGTATGGCATCCAAAGCTGCGGTGCGGCCGATACGCTTCCGGAAGCTGAAAAGCCCTGTTTTTTCGAACATCGGGGAAGGAAAGTCGGGATTTTGGCCTTCGGGTGGGAAACAATAAGCTGCATTGCGGCCACGGAAGATTCAAAAGGGGTCAATCCGCTCCGCTACGACCATATTTTCGATTCGGTCAGGAACTTTCAGAAACTGCATCCGGGAACCCCCCTCGTTACGATCTTTCACTGGAACTACGAGTATGAACTCTATCCCCAGCCGGCCCACAGAAAACTCGCTTTCGAACTGATTGACCTGGGCGTCACCGCGGTTTACGGACATCATCCCCATATAGCGGGGGGAGCGGAAATCTATAGGGGAAAACCGGTTTTCTACAGTCTCGGCAACTTCTACTTTCCGGCGGGCATCTACAGCGGTTTTCGGGTCGAACCTCCGAAAGAGGCATACAGAGGGCTTTGCGTCGAATATGCGGATGATGCGCAAGAGACCATGCTTTACTGGACACGGCTTCATCCCGACGGCAAATTGACGGTGGAGAGTTCCGAAAAAATGGTTCGCAGCGAAAGACTTGCCCTGCTCTCGCCTTTTGCAGGAATGTCCCATGAAAAGTATATCGGCTGGTTCAGAAAAAACCGCCGCAAAAAGAAGCTCCTGCCCATCTATAAAAATCCGCAATCCCGCCTCGAGACACGGTTCAACGACCTCTGGGTCGATACCCGGCAGCGGGCAATCGATTTCCTCGTTCGACTCAGGTCGAAACATTAA
- a CDS encoding sugar-transfer associated ATP-grasp domain-containing protein: MIKRVLDKYLKTVWKDPERKPFGQIVGEAVRFSVRKKTLPTAYFTRLLYKKRNTRYLDYTSNPTVTFLQKHYNDPSFVPVLENKYLYHLFFKEQGITIPNSIAYNIGNIFFVGSERLIVEDTEMFRKLLYRIIGRCKKNNVLFMKEVAGAWGKGAHKISADDLEKKNFDTESLFRDIVSASFIIQEAIVQHEEINRLYPLSINSIRMDTFMDREGNVEILSALLRMGGNGNFVDNVTAGGLFVPIDLESGKLGKRAQTFLKNGAKSHEAHPYTGTPFEGFAVPFFDEAKQLVKKAAEKIPALRLVGWDVVITPEGPLLLEGNHLYHIGMSEMAYGGYLKHPVFRKALHEAGLSADEEKKEK, translated from the coding sequence ATGATAAAAAGAGTTTTGGACAAATACCTGAAAACGGTTTGGAAGGATCCGGAAAGAAAACCTTTCGGGCAGATCGTCGGTGAAGCGGTCCGTTTTTCTGTTCGGAAAAAGACGCTTCCTACCGCCTATTTCACACGACTCCTCTATAAAAAACGGAACACCCGCTACCTGGACTATACCTCAAACCCGACCGTAACCTTTTTGCAGAAGCATTACAACGACCCATCCTTCGTTCCGGTTCTGGAAAACAAATATCTCTATCATCTCTTTTTCAAAGAGCAGGGGATTACGATCCCAAACAGTATCGCCTACAACATCGGCAATATCTTCTTTGTCGGTTCAGAAAGGCTGATCGTCGAGGATACGGAGATGTTCCGCAAGCTGCTCTACCGTATCATCGGCCGCTGCAAAAAGAACAATGTCCTTTTCATGAAAGAGGTGGCCGGAGCCTGGGGAAAAGGCGCCCACAAAATCTCGGCGGACGATCTGGAAAAGAAAAATTTCGATACCGAATCGCTTTTCCGGGATATCGTATCGGCCAGCTTCATCATACAGGAAGCGATTGTACAGCACGAGGAGATAAACAGACTCTATCCCCTCAGCATCAATTCGATCCGGATGGATACTTTCATGGACCGGGAGGGGAATGTCGAAATTCTCTCTGCTCTGCTCAGAATGGGTGGTAACGGCAATTTCGTCGACAACGTCACCGCCGGCGGTCTTTTTGTCCCTATTGACCTGGAGAGCGGAAAGCTCGGTAAACGGGCACAGACTTTTCTCAAAAACGGTGCGAAAAGCCATGAAGCCCACCCCTATACCGGCACCCCTTTCGAAGGCTTTGCGGTCCCCTTTTTCGATGAGGCGAAACAGCTCGTGAAAAAGGCGGCCGAAAAAATACCTGCTCTGCGTCTGGTCGGATGGGATGTGGTTATCACCCCCGAAGGGCCGCTGCTTCTGGAGGGGAACCATCTCTACCATATCGGCATGTCGGAAATGGCGTACGGAGGATATCTGAAACATCCTGTTTTCCGAAAAGCATTGCACGAAGCAGGTTTGAGCGCTGACGAGGAAAAGAAAGAAAAATGA